A genome region from Carya illinoinensis cultivar Pawnee chromosome 2, C.illinoinensisPawnee_v1, whole genome shotgun sequence includes the following:
- the LOC122296551 gene encoding L-ascorbate oxidase homolog produces the protein MAKAVSLHVICGILAALVVSLVKADDPYRYYTWTVTYGTRSPLGVPQQVILINDQFPGPRLEVVTNDNIILNLINKLDQPFLLTWNGIKQRKNSWQDGVLGTNCAIQPNSNYTYKFQTKDQIGSYTYFPSTLLHKAAGGFGGLNVYERPRIPIPFPNPDGDFTLLVGDWYKTNHKTLQQSLDSGISLPFPDGVLINGQAQNTFSGDQGKVYMFRISNVGLATSLNFRIQGHKLKLVEVEGSHTLQSIYDSLDVHVGQSVAMLVTLDQPPKDYYIVTSTRFTKRVLTAAAVLHYTNSHTPVSGPLPIGPTYQIHWSVKQARTFRWNLTASAARPNPQGSFHYGKIMPTKTILLANSASLINGKQRYSINRVSYINPDTPLKLADHFSIPGVFSVDAIQTLPSSGPTFIATSVMPASLHDFTEVVFQNNEKTIQSWHLDGYDFWVVGYGFGQWTPAKRRSYNLVDALTRHTAQVYPNSWTTILVSLDNQGMWNMRSAIWERQYLGQQFYLRVWNAVHNLANEYDLPTNVVLCGKAIGRHP, from the exons ATGGCAAAAGCAGTCTCGCTTCATGTGATTTGTGGAATCTTGGCTGCTTTGGTTGTTTCTCTGGTGAAAGCAGACGACCCATATAGGTACTATACCTGGACTGTCACTTATGGAACTCGTTCTCCTTTGGGTGTCCCCCAGCAG GTAATCCTTATCAATGATCAGTTTCCCGGACCCAGACTCGAGGTGGTGACTAACGACAACATCATCCTCAACCTCATTAACAAGTTAGACCAGCCATTTCTGCTGACATG GAATGGTATTAAACAAAGGAAGAACTCATGGCAAGATGGAGTATTGGGTACCAACTGCGCTATCCAACCAAACTCGAACTACACTTACAAGTTTCAAACCAAAGATCAGATTGGGTCCTACACATATTTCCCCTCAACTCTGCTTCACAAAGCTGCTGGAGGATTTGGAGGACTCAATGTGTATGAGAGACCTCGCATACCGATCCCTTTTCCGAATCCTGATGGAGATTTCACCTTACTTGTTGGTGATTGGTACAAAACCAACCATAAG ACATTACAGCAATCTCTGGACTCGGGAATATCTCTACCATTTCCTGATGGCGTCCTTATAAATGGCCAGGCTCAGAATACCTTCAGTGGTGACCAAG GAAAAGTCTATATGTTCAGGATCTCAAATGTGGGCTTGGCAACCTCATTGAATTTCAGGATTCAGGGTCACAAATTGAAGTTAGTTGAGGTTGAAGGATCTCATACCCTTCAAAGCATTTATGACTCTCTTGATGTACATGTTGGCCAATCTGTGGCTATGTTAGTAACCTTGGATCAGCCACCAAAGGACTACTACATTGTTACATCCACTCGATTCACTAAGCGTGTTCTTACAGCAGCTGCAGTTTTACACTACACAAACTCTCATACCCCCGTCTCTGGGCCCTTGCCCATTGGTCCTACTTACCAAATACACTGGTCTGTGAAGCAAGCTAGAACCTTCAG GTGGAATTTGACAGCAAGTGCTGCAAGGCCCAATCCTCAGGGCTCATTCCATTACGGGAAGATAATGCCAACAAAGACAATTTTGTTGGCCAATTCAGCATCGTTAATAAACGGAAAGCAGCGTTATTCAATTAACAGAGTCTCCTACATCAATCCTGACACCCCTCTGAAACTTGCTGATCATTTCAGCATCCCTGGAGTCTTCAGTGTAGATGCCATCCAAACTCTTCCCTCAAGTGGTCCTACATTCATAGCTACCTCTGTTATGCCAGCATCCCTTCATGATTTTACTGAAGTTGTTTtccaaaataatgaaaagacaATTCAGTCTTGGCATCTTGATGGCTATGATTTCTGGGTCGTTGG TTATGGTTTCGGACAGTGGACACCAGCCAAGAGAAGAAGCTATAATCTAGTTGATGCTCTGACTAGACATACTGCTCAG GTGTATCCAAATTCGTGGACCACCATATTGGTCTCCTTGGACAACCAAGGTATGTGGAACATGAGGTCTGCAATATGGGAAAGGCAGTACCTTGGGCAACAATTCTATCTCAGGGTTTGGAATGCGGTCCACAACCTTGCTAATGAATATGACCTTCCTACAAATGTTGTACTTTGTGGCAAAGCCATAGGACGGCACCCTTAA
- the LOC122301956 gene encoding L-ascorbate oxidase homolog, with protein sequence MRQAIFLPFFLGALACLSALWVKAEDPYRYYTWTVTYGTIYPLGVPYKGILINGQFPGPTIECVTNDNIIVDVINNLDEPFLITWNGIKQRKTSWQDGVLGTNCPIPPKSNWTYKFQTKDQIGTFTYFPSTKLHRAAGGFGGFNIAQRSVISIPYPVPDGEFTLLVGDWYKSNHKVLRQKLDLGIALALPDGLLINGISNGSVFTGEQGKTYKFRLSNVGIETSINFRIQGHVMKLVEVEGAHTIQDTYDSLDIHVGQSVAVLVTLNGPMKDYFIVASTRFTKPILTTTAFLRYAGSNTQASGTLPIGPTYHIHWSMKQARTIRLNLTANAARPNPQGSFHYGTIKVVRTIVLANSETKINKTLRYAVNGISYVDPTTPLKLADWFNIPGVFGLNTIKDRPSNGSPTFGASVIGTTLHDFVEIVFQNNENTIQSWHFDGYSFYIVGYGSASWTADMRRRYNLVDGIPRHTVQVYPKSWSAVLVSLDNKGMWNLRSAIWSRRYLGQQLYVRVWNDEQSLFTENDIPLNALRCGKAKHLKSFG encoded by the exons ATGAGGCAGGCAATTTTCCTGCCTTTTTTCCTTGGAGCATTGGCTTGCTTAAGTGCTTTATGGGTGAAAGCAGAAGATCCCTATAGATATTATACATGGACGGTTACATATGGAACAATTTATCCCCTTGGTGTTCCTTACAAG GGCATTCTTATCAATGGACAGTTTCCTGGCCCTACAATCGAATGCGTGACTAATGACAACATTATTGTTGATGTCATTAATAATCTGGATGAACCTTTCCTAATTACTTG GAATGGGATCAAACAGAGAAAAACATCATGGCAAGATGGTGTGCTTGGAACCAATTGCCCCATTCCTCCGAAGTCGAACTGGACGTACAAGTTTCAAACCAAGGATCAGATTGGAACCTTCACCTATTTCCCTTCAACTAAACTGCATAGAGCTGCTGGGGGTTTTGGGGGTTTCAATATTGCGCAGAGATCCGTCATATCAATCCCATATCCTGTACCTGATGGAGAATTTACACTGCTTGTTGGTGATTGGTACAAGAGTAACCACAAG GTATTGCGGCAGAAATTGGACTTGGGCATTGCTCTTGCTTTACCTGATGGTCTCCTCATAAATGGAATTTCTAATGGTTCTGTCTTCACCGGTGAACAag GGAAAACCTACAAATTCAGATTATCAAATGTGGGCATAGAAACTTCAATCAACTTCAGGATTCAGGGGCATGTAATGAAGCTGGTTGAAGTGGAGGGAGCTCACACAATACAGGACACATACGATTCGCTTGACATTCATGTGGGTCAATCTGTAGCTGTTTTGGTTACCTTAAATGGACCAATGAAGGACTATTTCATTGTTGCCTCTACCCGTTTCACTAAGCCTATTCTGACTACCACTGCATTTCTTCGCTATGCTGGTTCCAACACCCAAGCCTCTGGCACATTGCCTATTGGCCCAACTTATCACATCCACTGGTCTATGAAGCAAGCAAGGACCATTAG GCTGAATTTGACAGCCAATGCAGCCAGGCCAAACCCTCAAGGGTCATTCCATTATGGGACCATAAAGGTTGTGAGGACAATTGTTTTAGCCAATTCAGAAACAAAGATAAATAAGACGCTACGATATGCTGTAAACGGGATCTCATATGTCGATCCAACCACCCCTTTGAAGCTCGCCGACTGGTTTAATATCCCTGGTGTCTTTGGCCTCAACACAATCAAGGACAGGCCAAGTAATGGCTCTCCAACCTTTGGCGCCTCTGTCATTGGAACCACCCTTCATGACTTCGTTGAAATCGTGttccaaaacaatgaaaacacTATCCAATCTTGGCATTTTGATGGATACAGTTTCTATATAGTCGG ATATGGTTCTGCTTCATGGACAGCTGACATGAGGAGACGCTACAATTTGGTTGATGGCATTCCCAGACACACTGTTCAG GTATATCCCAAGTCATGGAGTGCAGTCTTGGTGTCTTTGGACAACAAGGGCATGTGGAATTTAAGGTCTGCAATCTGGTCGA